GCTCCGGTCAAAAAGGCTCCGGCGAAGAAGGCAACGGTAAAGAAGGCGGAAGCTCCGAAGAAGCTTCGTGTGGCGATCATCGGCTGCGGCGGTATCAGCCACGCCCATATGGCGGCCTACAAATCGATTCCGGAGGTCGAGCTGGTCGGCTTCTGCGACATCAATCCGGAACGGCTGACCGAGTACCAGGAAAAATACGGAGTCAAGCCCGAACAGTGCTTCGAGAAGTGGGACGACCTCTTCAAGACGGTCAAGCCGGAAGCGGTCGACATCTGCACCCCGAACGGCGTTCACTGCCCGGCCGCGGTCGCGGCCTCCGAAGCGGGCTGTCACGTGATGGTCGAAAAGCCGATGGCGATGACGCCGGACGAATGTGAAAAGATGATCGCCGCGGCGAAAAAAGCCGGCAAGCTCCTGGCCGTCGGCTTCCAGCACCGTTACAACTCGAAGACCGATTATCTGGTCAAGGCGCGCGACGAGGGTAAATTCGGCAAGCTCATGTTCGTGAAGTGCCAGGCGCTGCGCCGCCGCGGCATTCCGAACTGGGGCGTGTTCGGCCGCAAGGATCTCCAGGGCGGCGGCCCGATGATCGACATCGGCGTGCATGTCGTCGAAATGGCGCACTACTTCATGGGGTCGCCGAAGCCGGTCGCCGCGACCGGCAACTGCTGGACCTATCTCGGCGACAAGCCGAGCGAAGTCATGAGCATGTGGCCGAACTGGGACTACAAGACCTACACGGTCGAAGACCTCGCGATCGGCCATATCCGCTTCGACAACGGCATGATCATGCAGATCGAGTCGTCGTTCGCGGCCCATATCGACAAGGACGAATGGAAGTTCGTCGCCATGGGCGAAAAGGGCGGCTGCGACTGGGATCCGCTGCAGATTTTCACGGACGACGCCGGTGCAATGGTCCACATCAAGCCGGATTACGTCGCGCCGGACTGGAACAAGGACTGGACCTACCTGTTCGCCCGCAAGCTTCAGAACTGGGTTGACGGCATCCTGAAGGGAACCCCGCTGCGGGCCTCCGGCGAGGAGGGTCTCGCGATCCAGAAGATTCTCGACGGCATCTACCGCTCCGCCGAGCAGGGCGGCAAGGAAGTGCCGATCAAGTAATCGTTTGCATTGGAATCGATCCCGGTTTTGCGCCGGGATTTTTTTTGGAGGAATGTCATGAAACGAATCGCTGTCGCCGGGGTCGCGCATATTCATATGCCGCACTTCGCCAAGCTGTTGAAGGAACGTCCGGGATTCGAAGTCGTCTCGGTCTGGGATCACGATGCGTCCCGGGCGGAGAAGTATGCCAAAGAGCTCGGCTGCGGTGTCGCCGCAAGTTGCGAGGCGCTCTGCCGGGATGGTTCCGCCGATGCGGTCGTCGTCTGTTCGGAGACCGACCGCCACAAGGGAATTGTTCCGCTCGCCGCGAAGGCCGGAAAACATCTGTTCGTCGAGAAGCCGCTCGGATTTTCCGCCGCGGATGCGCTCGCCATGGCCGATGCGGTCCGCGAAGCGGGCGTGCTGTTCCAGACCGGCTACTTCATGCGCGGATCTTCCGTGCATCAGGCGCTGAAGAAGATGGTGAATGACGGTGTGTTCGGCCGGATCACCCGCGTGCGCCACGTGAACTGCCACCACGGTTCGCTCGGCGGCTGGTTCGATACGGATTACCGCTGGATGGCCGATCCGACCGTCGCGGGCTGCGGCGCCTTCGGGGATCTCGGCACCCATTCGCTCGATATCCTGATGTGGCTTTTCGGCAAGCCGGAGCTGGTCACCGGCGATATCCGGACGATAACCGGCCGGTACGGCGAAAACTGCGACGAAACCGGCACCGCGCTTCTGAAATTCCCGGGCGGAATCGCCGGCACGCTTTCGGGCGGCTGGGTCGATGTCATGAATCCGGTGACTTGCGAAATCAGCGGCACGGAAGGCTTTGCCTATGTGCGCAACGGCGAGCTTTTCGTGAAATCCTCGAAACTCGACGGCGCCGACGGTTCTTCTCCGTGGAAGGAGCTGCCGGCCGAGCTGCCGCACGCCTTCACGCTTTTCCTCGACGCTGTCGAAGGAAAGAGCGTCCCGCTGGTGACTGCGGACGAGGCCGCCGCGCGCAACGTCGTCATGGAAGCGATCTATCGGGCCGCACGCACGGCGACCTGGGTCAAACCCTGATTTCCGGGGCACATGCCCATGAAATATGCAGCGGGCTCCGGAGGAAGGCGAAACGCCTCCTCCGGGGCCCGCTGTGTTCTGAGCGAGTTGTATCGAGGGTCAGCTCCGTTCGATCTGAAGACGGCCTTTCGCCAGGAGCCAGCGGACCGGACAGAGCCGGTCGAGAAAACGCCGGTCGTGGCTGACCAGCAGCAGCGCGCACTGCGCTGCGGCCAGCGCCGTCTCGAGACACTCCACCGACGGCAGGTCGAGGTGGTTGGTCGGCTCATCCATGACCAGCAGCTCGATGTCGTCATTCACTCCGAGAGCGAGGTGCAGTTTCCGCAGTTCCCCGGGGCTCAGCCGTTCCGAGGCCAGCACCCGTTCGGGGGACGACCCGAGGTTGTGGATGATCCGCATGACCGACCCGCGCTGCCGGACCGATAGCGAAGCGAGCTTTTCCGCGATTGCCTCGCGCTCGCTTTTTTCGATCTCCTGCGGCAGGTACAACATCCGTTCCGGATCGATCCGCAATTCGGGCAGAATACGGCGGATCAGCGTCGATTTGCCGAGGCCGTTGCCGCCGGCGATGCCGATCCGGTCGGCAGGAGCCATCTCCAGTGCCGGATGGTCGAGAAAACGACCGCCGCCGAGCCTGATGCGTCCGGCCGGGAGAGAGAAAAGCACATTTCGTTTCGACCGGACTCCGTAAGGAATATCGAACCGGTACGATTCGTCCGCTACCGTCCCGAGCCCGGCGACTTCGGCGGCCTGCCGTTCGACCCGGACGCGCTGGCGTTTTACGAGGTTGTCGGCGGCTGAGCTCCGGCCGGTGACGCGGGCGGCGTCGATCCGTCCCTTGCCGTCATGATCGTGCCGCGCAAGCTTCCGCTTCGAATTTTTCGCCTGAGCCGCTTCGGCCTTGCCGCGGCGGCGCTGAAGTTCGCGCTTCATGCGGTCGAGTTCGGCTTTTTCGGTCGAAAGCGTGGCGCGCAACGTTTCGCGTTCGATTTCGCGCCGGCGCTTCCCTTCCGAATATCCGCCGGAACGCATGATGACGGAACCCGGCTCGATGAACAGGCACTGTTCGCAGAATTCGTCCAGCAGCGTACGGTCGTGGCTGACCAGAAGGCCGATTCCGCCGAAGCTGCGCAGCGCGTTGCGAAGCTGTTCCGACGATGCCGCATCGAGGTGGTTGGTCGGTTCGTCGAGGAGCAGGATGTCATATCCGCCAATCAGCGCACAGCCGATCTGGGAGCGCTTGCGTTCACCGAACGACAGCGTGTGCCAGCGGACGGCCCAGTCGGAACCGATTCCGAGCGTGTCGCGCAGCTCCGCCGCGAACCGTCCCGGAGAAACGATCAGCTCCTCCAGCTCCGGCGGCACGGCATCGCACTCCTGGCTGCACAGGAAGAACCGCCCCTCGCGGTCCACCCGGCCGGACTCCGGCCGGAGCTCCCCGGCCGCCAGTTTCAGCAGCGTGGTTTTCCCGCCGCCGTTGAAGCCGACGACACCGGTCCAGCCGCCGGGAAATACGCAGGAGAGATCGTCGAACAGCACGCCGGCCGCCGACGGATAACCGAAAACAAGATGCGAAAAAGAGAGAAAAGGTACAGACATAACGATTTTCCGAAATAAAAAAAAAGTTTTGTGCGAAAACGTTTTTTTACTTCAGAAACGCATGTGCTACCCCCTGTTGCGGTTGATATGATAAAATACTATAAATCCGCTTGCGGAAAAAGTCAAGCCGGATGTCGCGGATAACCGGGTCTCTACCGGCGGGCCGGCGCGAAAGTCTCGTTTTCGGAGAAGCGGACCGCCGCCTGAATGGCTCGGGGCGGTTCATCCGGATTCTGCGTCCGCCAGCGGATCAGCTCGAGAGCACGGTACGCCTGATCTTTCAGTTCGGCGGAGAAAAGCGCCGGCCGGGGGCAGTAGAATTCCGCCTCCTGCCGGTCGCCGAAGGTCAGCACCGACATGTCCTCCGGCACCCGGAAGCCGATGTCGCGCAGCCCTGAGATCACCGCCCAGTAGAAGCTCAGCGGGCAGACGACGGCGCTGTAACCGGCGATTTCCCGTTTCCGTTCGTTGAATGCCTGCCGGATCGCATGGTGGGCCAGCTGGAAAAACGGCACCTCCAGCGACATCATCGATGAATTGTACTCCACATCCGGATATTTAGCCCGGAACACCTGCCCGAAACCGGTCAGGCTCGGATGAATCGAGGCAAGAATTCCGTATTCCCGGACCAGCTGGTCCACCAGGAAAATGCGGCGGTGCCCGAGTTCGTACAGCCGGTCGCAGGGTTCTTCCATTCTGGCGTCATTCAGATAATAGACCGAATCGCGGCCGATATGTTCCGCACTGGAGCAGACCGCGACGACCGGCTTGGCGGGCGAACACAGTTTCTCAAGCAGAATCCGCGGCATTTTCTCCGCCTGCTGGATCATGGTCAGGGCAAGTGCGTCGCAGTTCTGCCAGAGATCGAGCAGCGAACGGTCCTCCCAGCTTCTCG
The nucleotide sequence above comes from Victivallis lenta. Encoded proteins:
- a CDS encoding ATP-binding cassette domain-containing protein — encoded protein: MSVPFLSFSHLVFGYPSAAGVLFDDLSCVFPGGWTGVVGFNGGGKTTLLKLAAGELRPESGRVDREGRFFLCSQECDAVPPELEELIVSPGRFAAELRDTLGIGSDWAVRWHTLSFGERKRSQIGCALIGGYDILLLDEPTNHLDAASSEQLRNALRSFGGIGLLVSHDRTLLDEFCEQCLFIEPGSVIMRSGGYSEGKRRREIERETLRATLSTEKAELDRMKRELQRRRGKAEAAQAKNSKRKLARHDHDGKGRIDAARVTGRSSAADNLVKRQRVRVERQAAEVAGLGTVADESYRFDIPYGVRSKRNVLFSLPAGRIRLGGGRFLDHPALEMAPADRIGIAGGNGLGKSTLIRRILPELRIDPERMLYLPQEIEKSEREAIAEKLASLSVRQRGSVMRIIHNLGSSPERVLASERLSPGELRKLHLALGVNDDIELLVMDEPTNHLDLPSVECLETALAAAQCALLLVSHDRRFLDRLCPVRWLLAKGRLQIERS
- a CDS encoding GntR family transcriptional regulator, producing the protein MDEQRMTKADMAREWIAKEIRIGNFARGSVLPPERELAVQIGVSYMTLRKAVSALVQEGILERNHGSGTFVCNEIPEQKVQKILGLVQPAWAAPETLDTVMYFSQACEEANWLLKVVNARSWEDRSLLDLWQNCDALALTMIQQAEKMPRILLEKLCSPAKPVVAVCSSAEHIGRDSVYYLNDARMEEPCDRLYELGHRRIFLVDQLVREYGILASIHPSLTGFGQVFRAKYPDVEYNSSMMSLEVPFFQLAHHAIRQAFNERKREIAGYSAVVCPLSFYWAVISGLRDIGFRVPEDMSVLTFGDRQEAEFYCPRPALFSAELKDQAYRALELIRWRTQNPDEPPRAIQAAVRFSENETFAPARR
- a CDS encoding Gfo/Idh/MocA family protein; translated protein: MATKAAAAKKAPAKAPAKAPVKKAPAKKATVKKAEAPKKLRVAIIGCGGISHAHMAAYKSIPEVELVGFCDINPERLTEYQEKYGVKPEQCFEKWDDLFKTVKPEAVDICTPNGVHCPAAVAASEAGCHVMVEKPMAMTPDECEKMIAAAKKAGKLLAVGFQHRYNSKTDYLVKARDEGKFGKLMFVKCQALRRRGIPNWGVFGRKDLQGGGPMIDIGVHVVEMAHYFMGSPKPVAATGNCWTYLGDKPSEVMSMWPNWDYKTYTVEDLAIGHIRFDNGMIMQIESSFAAHIDKDEWKFVAMGEKGGCDWDPLQIFTDDAGAMVHIKPDYVAPDWNKDWTYLFARKLQNWVDGILKGTPLRASGEEGLAIQKILDGIYRSAEQGGKEVPIK
- a CDS encoding Gfo/Idh/MocA family protein; this translates as MKRIAVAGVAHIHMPHFAKLLKERPGFEVVSVWDHDASRAEKYAKELGCGVAASCEALCRDGSADAVVVCSETDRHKGIVPLAAKAGKHLFVEKPLGFSAADALAMADAVREAGVLFQTGYFMRGSSVHQALKKMVNDGVFGRITRVRHVNCHHGSLGGWFDTDYRWMADPTVAGCGAFGDLGTHSLDILMWLFGKPELVTGDIRTITGRYGENCDETGTALLKFPGGIAGTLSGGWVDVMNPVTCEISGTEGFAYVRNGELFVKSSKLDGADGSSPWKELPAELPHAFTLFLDAVEGKSVPLVTADEAAARNVVMEAIYRAARTATWVKP